A genomic region of Runella rosea contains the following coding sequences:
- a CDS encoding 3-coathanger stack domain-containing protein, with product MNLTYQAKSIQLNEGFKADHGTTFKK from the coding sequence ATCAATCTAACCTACCAAGCCAAAAGTATCCAACTCAATGAAGGGTTTAAGGCAGACCATGGGACAACGTTCAAAAAATGA
- a CDS encoding LytR/AlgR family response regulator transcription factor yields MYHQLPLRTPIEVDSILYLQGDSNYTSVVFTNGQRLLLSKNIASLLTLLPETLFLRLSKTHAVNTTYLDKMHLKGYSRYAQLNTGQKFEISRRRASEMRKAKKAASFFAKTLQ; encoded by the coding sequence ATGTATCATCAACTACCACTCCGAACACCCATTGAGGTAGATAGCATCCTCTACCTTCAAGGCGACAGCAATTATACCAGTGTTGTTTTTACCAACGGACAACGGTTATTACTGTCCAAAAACATTGCGTCTCTGCTTACGCTTTTGCCCGAAACTTTGTTTCTGCGGCTTAGTAAAACACACGCCGTGAATACAACTTATCTGGACAAAATGCATCTAAAAGGGTATTCACGTTACGCCCAATTGAACACTGGGCAGAAGTTTGAGATAAGTCGACGCCGAGCGTCTGAGATGCGTAAAGCCAAGAAAGCAGCGAGTTTTTTCGCGAAAACACTTCAATAA